GCAGAGCACGGCATGGGTCACGGTCATGCGAATGCCCTGGTCGCTCACACGTTCGCCGAAAACAAGAACAACGGAGATTAGATCGAAATGAACCCTGCCATCGTGATTTGGGCCGGCCAGACGACTAGATATTGATGATCCGGGTGATCGACTTGGCCTGTCTCGTGTGGCTCAGGTGACCGGAACGGTAATGTCATCCTTTACCAATTCCATCACCACAAATGAGTGGGTCTGATGGACATGCGGGAGTTTGCTGAACTTGTGACCAAGTACACTGCGATACTCGTCGACATCTTTTGTCCGAACCTTGAGTAAGTAGTCGAAGTTTCCGGCAATCATATAGCAGCCTTGAACCTCGGGAATCCTCCGGACTGCTTCATTGAAGGTCTCCAGCGCGTCGTCGCTGGTCTGACTCAGCGACACCATAACAATCATGATACGCCCGGCATCCAGTAGCACGGGATCAAGTTCGGCTCGGTACCCGCGAATATAGCCGGATTTTTCCAACCGTCGCATTCGATAGGAACAGGGGGTCTTGGTCAAATTCACGCGGTCGGCGAGTTCAACAACAGGCAGGCGCCCATGATCCTGTAATGTACGGAGGATCTTGCGATCAATTGCATCAAGTAATTCAGCCATATTGCCTACAAATCGTGAATATTTAAGTGCTAATTTCTTATGTTTATCAAATTATGGGGCCATTTCCTAGGAATTTTGCCTGATCGTATGGATATGAAGGCTAACATGGATCCGACGAGGCGAGCGTATACTCGATCGCCGCATTCCCGGTCGAAACGCCTTCTGCCTGGGACACGCAACGTCGGTGGAAAGGATAAGTAAATGCCCGATTCAAGAAACGGGGACCCGCATCGCCAGCCATCACTGGCACTGGCCCTAACACCCATCATTCTGACGCTCATCGTGTTGGGCGTACAATTATTCTACTTTGGTGATTTTACTCCGCATATTCCGCTAGCTATCGGCTTGGCGATCACTGGCCTTGTCGGCATGGTTCTCGGAATGAAATGGACCGATGTCGAGGAAGGGGTTTTCCACGTCATCCATGTGTCGCTTCCATCGGTTTCGGTGCTGATTTGCGTTGGCATGATCATTGGCGTCTGGATCGCGTCCGGTACCGTGCCAACATTGATCTATTACGGGTTGGTCATTCTCTCCCCGCAGATATTCCTGGCGGCCGCGATGATTTTGTGCGCAGTCGTTTCATTGTCACTAGGCACCTCTTGGGGAACGGTCGGGACGGTCGGTCTGGCCTTGATGGGGATTGGTGCGGGATTTGATGTGCCAGTCTATTGGACCGCAGGTGCCGTCGTTTCAGGAGCATTTTTCGGCGACAAGGTCTCACCGCTCTCGGACACGACCAACCTTGCGCCAGCCGTGACCGGTCAGGATGTGTTCTCGCACATCAAGAACATGATGCCGACCACGGTGCCTTCGATGCTTGCCGCACTCGCCGTGTATCTGTTCGCGGGCTACGCACTGATTGATCCGGCAGGTGGATCTTTCGAACGGATCAATGCCATTACGAGTGCCTTGCAGGATAACTTCTTGATTTCACCCTGGCTGCTCCTGCCAGCTCTATTGGTGATCTTCCTTGCTGTACGTCGAATGCCTCCAATCCCATCTCTGTTCGCTGGTGTTCTGGCGGGTGGCTTGGCAGCCATGTTGTCCCAAGGCGCGACGCTGCATGAGTTGTTCACCTACGGCAATAG
This DNA window, taken from Qingshengfaniella alkalisoli, encodes the following:
- a CDS encoding Lrp/AsnC family transcriptional regulator, coding for MAELLDAIDRKILRTLQDHGRLPVVELADRVNLTKTPCSYRMRRLEKSGYIRGYRAELDPVLLDAGRIMIVMVSLSQTSDDALETFNEAVRRIPEVQGCYMIAGNFDYLLKVRTKDVDEYRSVLGHKFSKLPHVHQTHSFVVMELVKDDITVPVT
- the nhaC gene encoding Na+/H+ antiporter NhaC gives rise to the protein MPDSRNGDPHRQPSLALALTPIILTLIVLGVQLFYFGDFTPHIPLAIGLAITGLVGMVLGMKWTDVEEGVFHVIHVSLPSVSVLICVGMIIGVWIASGTVPTLIYYGLVILSPQIFLAAAMILCAVVSLSLGTSWGTVGTVGLALMGIGAGFDVPVYWTAGAVVSGAFFGDKVSPLSDTTNLAPAVTGQDVFSHIKNMMPTTVPSMLAALAVYLFAGYALIDPAGGSFERINAITSALQDNFLISPWLLLPALLVIFLAVRRMPPIPSLFAGVLAGGLAAMLSQGATLHELFTYGNSGYKIDTGISEIDSLLNRGGIQSMMWTISLVLIALGFGGALEKTGCLETIIRAILTKVHTFAGVQTAAVSTSIATNLVAGDPYLSIALPGRMYAPVYRGLGYSTLNLSRGIEEGGTLISPLVPWNAGGAFVISALGLGIADGQIENLLYIPLAIACWLSPVIGIFYAQVGLFSPKASDEERQRWKESGEAIVDPSAGATDNSAEMAKRPAT